Proteins from one Campylobacter concisus genomic window:
- the radA gene encoding DNA repair protein RadA, with protein sequence MAKAKPVFECQACGNQQSKWLGKCPQCGAWDSFIELSQQEIKISKEIAKSTSAPSKAISIDEVEIQNFTRFSTKDSELDLVLGGGVVEGSLVLIGGSPGIGKSTLLLKIGSNLAKDGKKTLYVSGEESQSQIKMRAERLNAVDKNLYLLTEICLEDILLEVQKSDYKVLVIDSIQTLYSQNISSAPGSITQVREITFELMRLAKSQNICVFIIGHITKEGSIAGPRVLEHMVDVVLYFEGDASRELRILRGFKNRFGSTSEVGIFEMSQHGLVSANEVSSKFFTRGGAMSGSAITIIMEGSRALSIEIQALVCESAYPKRSSTGFERNRLDMLLALLERKLEIPLGHYDVFINVSGGVKISETAADLAVIAAIISSFKNRPISKDSVFIGELSLNGEIREIFNLDQRLKEAKTQKFKNAIIPNKPLDTQGLKCFYAKDITQVLEWM encoded by the coding sequence ATGGCAAAAGCAAAGCCAGTTTTTGAGTGTCAAGCGTGCGGAAACCAGCAGAGCAAATGGCTAGGTAAATGCCCACAATGTGGGGCTTGGGATAGCTTTATCGAGCTTAGCCAGCAAGAGATAAAGATAAGTAAAGAGATAGCAAAAAGCACTAGCGCACCTAGCAAAGCCATAAGCATAGATGAAGTTGAAATTCAAAATTTCACGAGATTTAGCACCAAAGATAGCGAGCTAGACCTTGTTCTTGGTGGTGGCGTGGTCGAGGGTTCGCTTGTTTTAATAGGCGGTAGCCCGGGTATCGGCAAATCAACCCTGCTTCTAAAAATCGGCTCAAATTTAGCAAAAGATGGCAAAAAAACGCTCTATGTAAGCGGCGAAGAGAGCCAAAGCCAGATAAAAATGAGAGCTGAGAGGCTAAATGCGGTGGATAAAAATTTATACCTGCTAACTGAAATTTGCCTAGAAGATATCCTGCTAGAGGTGCAAAAGAGCGACTACAAGGTGCTAGTCATTGACTCCATTCAAACGCTTTATAGCCAAAATATAAGCTCCGCGCCAGGCTCGATCACACAGGTTCGCGAGATCACATTTGAGCTGATGAGGCTTGCAAAGAGCCAAAATATCTGCGTCTTTATCATCGGACATATCACCAAAGAAGGCTCGATCGCAGGACCTAGAGTACTTGAACACATGGTTGATGTGGTGCTTTATTTTGAGGGTGACGCGAGCAGAGAGCTGAGGATTTTGCGTGGGTTTAAAAACCGCTTTGGCTCGACAAGCGAGGTTGGCATATTTGAGATGAGCCAGCACGGACTAGTGAGCGCAAACGAGGTATCTAGTAAATTTTTCACACGTGGCGGGGCGATGAGTGGTAGCGCGATAACTATCATAATGGAAGGCTCAAGGGCGCTTAGCATCGAGATACAAGCACTTGTTTGCGAAAGCGCCTATCCAAAGCGAAGCTCGACTGGCTTTGAGAGAAACCGCCTAGATATGCTGCTAGCACTTCTTGAGCGAAAGCTAGAAATTCCACTTGGGCACTACGACGTCTTCATAAACGTTTCAGGTGGAGTTAAGATAAGCGAAACTGCGGCCGATCTAGCCGTCATTGCAGCGATAATCAGTAGCTTCAAAAACCGCCCTATTAGCAAGGATAGCGTATTCATCGGTGAGCTAAGTCTAAATGGCGAGATAAGAGAAATTTTCAACCTCGATCAGCGACTAAAAGAGGCAAAAACGCAGAAATTTAAAAATGCGATCATCCCAAACAAGCCGCTTGACACGCAGGGTCTAAAGTGCTTTTACGCCAAAGATATCACGCAAGTGCTTGAGTGGATGTAA
- a CDS encoding VanZ family protein, producing MSRVKFLSKICFFIALLAIDFLAFTPKSPTIIENSWDKANHFLAFCVLYILLYLGYEFKIFKNLALLLAFGVQIELVQAFLPNRSFSLLDIVADMIGAAFGVIVVEILKRIIYGKSKASF from the coding sequence TTGAGTAGGGTAAAATTTCTTAGTAAAATTTGCTTTTTTATCGCTCTTTTGGCGATCGATTTTCTTGCATTTACTCCAAAAAGTCCCACGATCATCGAAAATTCGTGGGATAAGGCAAATCATTTTTTAGCTTTTTGCGTCCTATACATCCTGCTCTATCTTGGCTATGAGTTTAAAATTTTTAAAAATTTAGCCCTACTTTTAGCCTTTGGTGTACAAATAGAGCTCGTTCAGGCATTTTTACCAAACAGAAGCTTTAGCTTGCTTGACATTGTGGCTGACATGATCGGAGCGGCTTTTGGAGTGATAGTAGTTGAAATTTTAAAAAGGATAATTTATGGCAAAAGCAAAGCCAGTTTTTGA
- the ftsY gene encoding signal recognition particle-docking protein FtsY, translating into MLDFLKKGLEKTFGAISSAKKSKKIDKESLEEILLEADVAYEIVEEILYYLPPQDEVSRADLRRVMSSYFIYENERVIEPDKPFVDLILGVNGAGKTTTIAKLANLYKNNGKSVILGACDTFRAGAIEQLRQWSIRLNVPIVATQQGHDPSAVAYDTISSALAKGIDRVILDTAGRLQNQTNLANELEKIVRISKKAYEKAPHRKILILDGTQGNAGVAQAKAFNEIVSLDGVIITKLDGTAKGGALFGVARELELPIFYIGVGESMDDIIKFNPDEFLDELMDAIFE; encoded by the coding sequence ATGCTTGACTTTTTAAAAAAAGGCCTTGAGAAGACTTTTGGAGCGATAAGCTCGGCTAAAAAGTCAAAAAAGATAGACAAAGAGAGCTTAGAAGAAATTTTACTTGAAGCTGACGTAGCTTACGAGATCGTGGAAGAAATTTTATACTACTTGCCGCCACAAGATGAAGTAAGTAGAGCCGACCTAAGGCGCGTTATGAGCAGCTATTTCATCTACGAAAATGAGCGCGTGATCGAGCCCGATAAGCCATTTGTCGATCTCATCCTTGGCGTAAATGGCGCTGGCAAGACGACAACGATCGCAAAGCTTGCAAATTTATATAAAAATAATGGTAAAAGCGTTATTTTGGGCGCTTGTGATACATTTAGAGCTGGAGCGATCGAGCAGCTACGCCAGTGGTCAATTAGGCTAAATGTGCCAATAGTCGCAACACAGCAAGGTCATGATCCTTCAGCTGTTGCTTACGATACGATTAGCTCAGCCCTTGCAAAAGGCATCGACCGAGTCATCCTAGACACAGCTGGCAGACTTCAAAACCAGACAAATTTGGCAAACGAGCTAGAAAAGATCGTTCGTATTAGCAAAAAAGCTTACGAAAAAGCGCCTCACCGCAAAATTTTGATTCTTGATGGCACGCAAGGTAACGCCGGAGTAGCACAAGCAAAGGCATTTAACGAGATCGTATCGCTTGATGGCGTCATCATCACAAAGCTTGATGGCACCGCAAAGGGCGGAGCACTATTTGGCGTGGCAAGAGAGCTTGAGCTACCTATATTTTATATAGGCGTTGGCGAGAGCATGGATGATATCATCAAATTTAACCCAGACGAGTTTTTAGACGAGCTAATGGACGCCATTTTTGAGTAG
- a CDS encoding TlpA family protein disulfide reductase, translated as MTLKRAIITSLCIFAFFGCGDENKQKNEQNTSEQTQNKILDKNASKDENLSKDSLTPKIGENAQDSEIKEINLKLLSGTTMQITKRSNGFDVKDGKKATLYVFFATWCPPCKAEIPHLNNLSEKFKNELDIVGVLLEDKSEDEVKDFAQKYKIKYEVAVGEGNFLFEKAMGGIKGLPASALFKANGDYVQGYIGLVPEEMLENDINRATK; from the coding sequence ATGACATTAAAACGAGCAATTATAACATCACTTTGCATTTTTGCATTTTTTGGATGCGGCGACGAGAACAAGCAAAAAAACGAGCAAAATACAAGCGAACAAACGCAGAACAAAATTTTAGATAAAAATGCTAGCAAAGATGAAAATTTAAGCAAAGACTCACTCACTCCAAAAATAGGTGAAAATGCCCAAGATAGCGAGATAAAAGAGATAAATCTAAAGCTGCTAAGTGGCACAACTATGCAGATTACAAAAAGAAGTAATGGCTTTGATGTAAAAGATGGTAAAAAAGCAACTCTTTACGTATTTTTCGCCACTTGGTGCCCTCCTTGCAAGGCCGAGATCCCGCACTTAAACAATCTAAGCGAGAAATTTAAAAACGAGCTAGATATCGTTGGTGTGCTACTTGAAGATAAAAGTGAAGATGAAGTAAAAGATTTTGCTCAAAAATATAAAATAAAATATGAAGTCGCGGTTGGTGAGGGAAATTTTTTATTTGAAAAAGCGATGGGTGGCATAAAAGGCTTGCCTGCGTCAGCACTTTTTAAAGCAAATGGTGACTACGTTCAAGGCTACATCGGTCTTGTGCCTGAAGAGATGCTTGAAAATGACATAAATAGGGCAACAAAATAA
- a CDS encoding 5-formyltetrahydrofolate cyclo-ligase — protein MSVNLEKNEFRKNARANLMKLTKFKAKCSHYKATKTLLKLINFTNSKKVLFYLPLNYEVDVLKIRRNLSHKCEIFAPFMVGLSLKMVRLRLPFITYKFNVRQPSGKKMDNVRLDMAVVPAIGVDGAMARIGHGKGFYDRFFDSLPIKPKQIVFLEIKDFYTKDVLSNAQDAVADFYITPNKNYIKRGINDRGFNRLRSRCGGRWSRVSIRQKDK, from the coding sequence ATGAGCGTTAATTTAGAAAAAAATGAATTTAGAAAAAATGCAAGAGCAAATTTGATGAAACTTACTAAATTTAAGGCCAAATGCTCACACTATAAAGCTACAAAAACGCTTTTAAAATTGATAAATTTTACAAATTCTAAGAAAGTATTGTTTTATTTGCCACTTAACTATGAAGTCGATGTGCTTAAAATAAGACGAAATTTATCACATAAATGTGAAATTTTTGCCCCTTTTATGGTAGGTCTTAGCTTAAAGATGGTAAGATTGCGACTGCCATTTATAACTTATAAATTTAACGTCAGACAGCCATCTGGCAAAAAAATGGATAATGTTAGACTTGATATGGCAGTAGTTCCAGCGATTGGGGTTGATGGAGCTATGGCTAGGATAGGGCACGGAAAAGGATTTTATGATAGATTTTTTGACTCTTTGCCTATTAAGCCAAAACAGATAGTTTTTCTTGAGATAAAAGACTTTTACACCAAAGATGTGCTTTCAAATGCACAAGACGCGGTAGCAGACTTTTATATAACCCCAAACAAAAATTATATAAAAAGAGGAATAAATGATAGAGGTTTTAATAGGCTTAGGAGCCGGTGTGGCGGGCGTTGGAGCAGGGTATCTATACGCCAAAAAGATAAATGA
- the rny gene encoding ribonuclease Y — protein MIEVLIGLGAGVAGVGAGYLYAKKINDANYNIFLEQAKAKAKAIEYEAELTLKNSKISVQEAEFEAKKRYDDKTTKLQKEYASKFDELAKKEKILLNEQELLNESKELFEKDKQDAKITYEEGLNLKATYQNKVEEAIRVLEHAAGLTEEEAKEVVLKKVEEKSRADIAHIVRKYEEEAKREAKKRVNYILAQATSRFAGEFAAERLINVVNIKNDELKGRIIGKEGRNIKTLEMVLGVDIIIDDTPHAIILSSFNLYRRAIATRVIELLVEDGRIQPARIEDLHKKVTEEFEQSIQEEGENIVMDLGLNKIHPEIVKLIGKLKFRASYGQNALAHSLEVAHLAGIIAAECGGDEKLAKRAGILHDIGKALTHEYEGSHVDLGAEICKRYKEHPVVINAIYAHHGHEEATSIESAAVCAADALSAARPGARREVLESFLKRVEEIENIAKSKDGIKQAYAINAGREIRVIANAKLINDDEAVLVAKEIAQEIESKVQYPGEIKVSVIRETRAVDFAK, from the coding sequence ATGATAGAGGTTTTAATAGGCTTAGGAGCCGGTGTGGCGGGCGTTGGAGCAGGGTATCTATACGCCAAAAAGATAAATGATGCAAACTACAACATCTTCTTAGAACAAGCAAAAGCAAAAGCAAAGGCTATTGAGTATGAAGCTGAGCTAACGCTTAAAAATTCTAAAATTTCAGTACAAGAGGCTGAATTTGAGGCTAAAAAAAGATACGATGACAAGACGACAAAGCTTCAAAAAGAGTATGCAAGTAAATTTGATGAACTAGCCAAAAAAGAGAAAATTTTGCTAAATGAGCAAGAGCTTTTAAACGAAAGTAAAGAGCTTTTTGAAAAAGATAAGCAAGACGCAAAGATCACTTACGAAGAGGGTTTAAATTTAAAAGCGACTTATCAAAACAAAGTAGAAGAAGCAATAAGAGTGCTTGAGCACGCTGCTGGCTTAACAGAAGAAGAAGCAAAAGAGGTCGTGCTTAAAAAGGTCGAGGAGAAGTCTCGTGCGGATATCGCTCATATCGTTAGAAAATACGAAGAAGAAGCAAAAAGAGAGGCTAAAAAGAGGGTTAATTACATATTAGCGCAGGCTACGTCAAGATTTGCTGGAGAATTTGCGGCTGAGCGTCTGATAAATGTCGTAAATATTAAAAACGATGAGCTAAAAGGTAGGATCATTGGTAAAGAGGGACGTAACATCAAGACTCTTGAAATGGTGCTTGGCGTTGATATTATCATCGATGACACACCACATGCTATCATACTAAGTAGCTTCAATCTTTACAGACGTGCGATCGCAACAAGAGTGATCGAGCTTTTGGTAGAGGATGGAAGAATTCAGCCAGCAAGGATAGAAGACCTTCACAAAAAAGTGACTGAAGAATTTGAGCAAAGTATACAAGAAGAGGGCGAAAACATCGTCATGGATCTTGGTTTAAATAAAATTCATCCAGAGATTGTAAAACTGATAGGTAAGCTTAAATTTAGAGCAAGCTACGGACAAAATGCCCTTGCGCACAGCCTTGAAGTGGCTCACCTTGCTGGTATCATCGCAGCTGAGTGTGGCGGAGATGAGAAACTTGCAAAAAGAGCTGGCATACTTCACGATATCGGCAAGGCGTTAACTCACGAATACGAGGGTAGTCACGTTGATCTTGGAGCTGAAATTTGTAAACGCTATAAAGAGCATCCAGTAGTTATCAATGCCATTTATGCCCATCATGGACACGAAGAAGCAACAAGTATAGAAAGTGCGGCTGTTTGCGCAGCTGACGCACTAAGTGCAGCTCGTCCAGGTGCAAGGCGCGAGGTACTTGAGAGCTTCCTAAAACGTGTTGAAGAGATCGAAAATATTGCAAAAAGTAAAGATGGCATCAAGCAAGCTTATGCGATAAATGCAGGCCGTGAAATTCGTGTCATCGCAAATGCTAAACTCATAAACGACGACGAGGCAGTGCTTGTAGCAAAAGAGATAGCTCAAGAGATCGAGAGCAAGGTGCAGTATCCTGGTGAGATAAAAGTAAGTGTCATCAGAGAGACTCGTGCTGTTGATTTTGCAAAATAA